The window GAAAAACAAAGTATCTCTATAAATTAGGAGGGTAAATATTATACAAAGAGATTATCATAGTATGAGCTCAGAAGAAGTAATCCTCCTCATTTTCTATTTCTTCGTGTTTATATAATAACTTCcctaaattaaaataaaattactgTTGGGatacaaatgcatgtttcaaAGGGCAACCCATTGTTGTCTGATAGATAAACTATACTGTGTGACCCTTCAACACAGTTACATATGAATTATGGCTTTTATTGTGTCCCGTCATGTTACTCCACATTTGAAGGTGTGATGCAGCTGTCAAATATTTAAATTGATCAGTACCAACTTTTCAACACAGTACCAGAAATTTGAATTGAATAATATAAACTGTTGCCAAAGTTAAACACACTTTTGAGTCAATATCAGCTCTCAAACTATTTCTGGATATATCTGCATCTGAAATTTACTGtaaatcattgttttttgtttttctttttagaaatgctcccattcattcattcattcctcctcttttctATTTGGTCCACAGGAGGTCACAGTGGCAGTATAAAGAGCAGAGAACCGTAGATAACTCCATTGCCTGCAACTTCCTCTAGCTCTTTTGAAGGGACTGGCTCATCAGCCGTACTAaacaaatgatttcattttcttaccCTCTGCATTACCTCCGAGTTAGATGTTCTCACGAAAACTGTAATTTCAGATGTTCAAACCACCTTGACTGGTCTGTCTAAATGTGGAAGAAGGCTCAACTCCTTAAACTTACTCTACCAACCTGTGGAGTTGTTCCACCATTAAGCTTTAGCACCATCTACTGCAATTCTAGAGGTGTTGCATTTAGTGTGTCAATCTCGAAACTTCAAGTCAACCTTCAATCATGGCTTTATAACACACCGTTCCACCAGCAATATCATGGGAGCTTACAATACCCACataaaaatgagacaaaactCCAAAATGAAATGGGTTAACTTATTCCACAAAGGAAACGGGAAGAGAAATAAAGCatcacttacaaaaaaaaaagaaaagaaaagaaagaagcactATTTGCAAGGGGTATCACCACattaaaacgaaaaaaaaaatgaagaaaaaaataaaatgttgggTTACTTTTTGGCATAAATAATTCCTAAAATGAATGAGAAAACGTACCAGTTTCTCCATGGAGCGTACAGTGGCAGGAAGATAGTAGTAGCACCCtgggttggatggatggataagcCCTGCCTGTTGCATGAGTCTCTGGCTCTTACAGGTCATCTCTACTGAAAGCCGGCTGTCTTGTCCCACATCCCGCAGGTTTGCGGGTTGGTAAAGGCGGGACACCAGCAGTGTGGGTTGGCTGCGTCTagatggagacggagtcgcAGGGTCGGCACAACTTGAATGGCTCCTCTTAGGAAGGGTCAAGCCTCTGTAGAACCGGTGAAAGACCCTCTGCCACACTGGATATATTGCGGGCTCCATGGTAATTCCAAGTGTGCTGCTTTAACACAAAGACAAATTGTAGATACAGCAAAATGACAGTTATTTAGCAATCATATTTATAGAATCAACATTAAACAACAGAACATTCAACATCCCAGAAAAGTTAAATAAACATCTTTCAATGGACAGAGGAATTTGTCTTTACATGCAAATCTCAGAAAAAATAACTACGTGACTGCCGGATGGGGTTCAGCTCAGAAAATGTAACTGTGCCTCGTGAAACTGATAAAGTTTGTGAAAGCAGATAGTAAGCACCTTGTAAATAGCGATGGGGGAAAGAGGGTGAGTGTTGGGAATCACTTCCATCATTAAACTAGTGATTGTACACAAAGTGAGACCAAGTCATCTGTCTGGAGGTTTGAGCAAAAGCATTGTCAGGTGTAAAGTATAAGAAGTCTGCTACTGTACGTAATTATAAACGCGTAGAGCGTCAGCTCACAAGAGGTCAGGAGCGCTTCCTGTAAAAGTAAAAGTCCAATATTAAGATTACAGATGAATTCCAGCTCGTCTTGAATGAAAAATTCCTCTTATGTACTGAATGAACCACAGCTGATTCAGACATCTTCCTGTCTCTGAGAACAGCTTAGCAAGTTTAGCTTCATCCGCTAACACACGTCAATGTTATTATACCCAAGAGTGGTAATAACAAAAacctcacctccacacagaTACTGACAGACGGTTCAGTTCGACTACAGTAAATAACTACATGAACATCTTAGGTAAGTTGACAAGCTGCTAAAGGTGAGCGCTCCGCAGCAGTCATGCTGCCCGTCCGTcactgtcacttcctgtcagcaaGCTGACGTGCTctgccgccccctgcaggcctggaGGAGAGACGGCGCTGAGCAGGGGAGGTAcacagccttttccagccactcaCAAGGATGGACCTTCCTTGGTTACAGTTAGGAAATTGTGCCATAGCGATTCTCTGTGTTGGCCTTCTAATGTCAGTGTGACAAAAACCAAGGAGGCCTGAAGAGGAACAGGATGTCCCAGCCCCTCATTTCAATCCAGTGGGTCTGTGTGAACATTTTGGATACATGATGTTGACCTTAAACTGGGCTGGGTGAGGAACAACAAAGCCCCAAACATAAAAAGGCCCTTAGGCTGTACATTTtaatatgatttatttaattttgatcCTATCTTATTGACATTTTAACTTCTATTTATTCTCTGCATTCTTTCTATGTGGAGCAATGCCGAAAAGAATGGCCCTCTGAGATTAGTAATTTCTGTTCTGTTGGATCTCTAAACCTATTTCGGCACTGTCCTTAATCCAGTGCAAACTAAAATATAGTGAATGAATTACCTTTCTGAAATCAACTTCCTTATGATCCTCATTAAACAAACTGTAAATAGGTCTGAATTTATTCAAAAACAGAAGGTTTGTTACAGTTGAGCTGcaatctttattttctttattattttctttaattatatATGATTCAATTTTAGTCCCTCAATTAAAAGCTTTCCTTTTGAGTTCAAACATACTGTAACCTCCATGTTTGGCACATTTCATATCAATTTTCTAAACATGGGTTTGTAGGGTTAGCatattgttaaaaatgtttaacattATTGTATTCTATTCTGTGTGGAGAAATGCTATAAAAAAAGTTCCCTGTCCTATTAATgaagtatttatattttattctattatacagcaaaaacattgacatttttaacaatgaTGTGATCtagttttcatttgattcattattTACAGATCACATTCTCCTGGTTTGTCAGGAACAACCAGAAGGTGAAAATAACCTGTGGGCAGTAGAGTGCTCGTGTATGGGATGAAGATGGCATATAGTGTAATATCACAATGCAACTAATTGAAATTTCTGCATGTGACACATGGGATGCATTTCAGGTGACTTTTTTTATCActtgtggaaagaaaaaaacttcctCATACTTCAGTGTACCAGGTTATGTTTAAAATAATCAGGGTGTTGATATTGGTCTTTGTACTCTTTTCAACACTTCACAAACCTTTCAAAAGAATTTGACTGGGAATTCATGAAGGACTAGATGAGAGCAAAACAGACTGGTTATAAATGTTATCGTGTGCTTCTCTTCCTAAAGTTGCAAGAATATGATAAAGTCCAACATTTTTTCCATTAAGTAGTGTCAATTCACAATAGTACAACTTCACTGAGTGGATTCATGGCAACAAAGTCATTACCTGGTTTGGTTTTCAGTCAATcttttaacaataaataaatattgtttgTAGCTATACATGGCACGAgtgtaaattatttattttgacaacGGATACAATCATATATGAGGCCATATGTTATCCTGAATTTtcaatatttctatttttcataCAATGCAGTGAAAACTGAACAGCAAAAGAACATACTGAGTGACTACGGGTTCTGTGGAAGACATAGATAAATTACGAAAAATGACGAACAAAATGGAGGGGCaatttctttaaagaaatattgGCATAAGACTATTCCTAATGTTTTCCTTATTTAAAAGATGATTCATGTCAGGATATCACAGAAAACATGATGACAAGAGCATTCAACTTCAAAGCTCCAAAtaagcagcagaaagcagaagaaaaccCTTTTTCAGGAAACCCAAATGAATatgcatcataaaaaaaaaaaaaaaactatcttgACCACTCAAATAATTTTAGGCTCCAAACAATTTCTTTTCGGGGAAGCTTCCGCTCAGTAATAGTGTACCAACAAGAGAAAAAGTTGCAACCACTGTGAGGACGGAGCGCAAGGCTTTGAACCAGCTGGGATAAGTGGGTAGCAGAGCCAGATCATAATGTAGTGAGATTCCAAGTCCCATGATGACCATAATTATTGCAGGGGTTATGTTGTCGCTTATTAGCATGGTCATGCAGGCTAACAGAGAAGGAACCACACTGTTGGCCAGGTTAATCCAGTCAGGACTGGCCGGGCTGCTTTCAGGGAGTGCAAATCCCCATCTAGCTCCACCCAGAAAAGAAACGATGGAAGCAGCATAGGCTAACTGGGCGTAAGCCAGCTCCGGGTAGTAGTTCTCTGTCACAGCCATGAAGAGAGAGGGACCCACAAAAGGAATCAGCCCAGCAAAGCCCAGGTAGAGGGCTGGTTTGGGACTCTCCCAAATGTTCTTGAGGTCATAGCGCAGTAGATCCAGTTCTCTTGGAGGAGGTTCAGGCTTTGCTCGCTTCTTTAGTCTCACAGCAGAGGAATGGAAACATTCATTTCTAATCCAATGTGAAACACTGTTTGTCTGTACTTTTCGAAAGAGCTCAGTCCTGAAACCCAGCAAACTGGAAGAGTTCACATGGCCACATGCTGTTTCTGAAGATGGTAGCCTGTATGATGAGAATGCTCCACTGTGTGAAGATACGTTAAGCGTTGATGTCCAGAGTCTTTGTGGAGGACATGACCAATGCAAcaactgaaaaagaaattcagaaaatattactaatttattttgaaaataataatcTATTAAAATCAACTGCTGTAAAATAAGTGTGAGTTACCTTATGGGTTGcaaagctgcttcttctgaGTGTGAAAGAGAACATCTagtgaagaaagaaacaagttcaagtttgggaagagaaaaaaacatcatttaagCTATGTCAACTGTTGCAAAGCACAACATTCatagaaaaaaagctttaagtCACAATTTAGACAAGTTTCATATTCATTTCATACACAAATTCACTGAATAATGGATGCATTTTCAAGGAACATAAGTATACAGAAAATGGAAATACCTGTATGTGAGCATGTGGATTTTTTCAGTACAATTTCTAAATTACAGatgttttgggttgttttaaTCTACAAAAAGGTAAAACTCAAGCattttgaaacagaaaatattgtaaTATATTTAATTATCCATCCACACATCGTAGTTTTTCTTGTCCAGGTTTGCAGGTCACTGCAGTCCCAGCTGAACTCTGGGCGAGGGCCGATTGCAGCAGATCAGGTTGTCAGtccgcgcgcgcgcacacacacacgcacgcacgcacacacacacacacacacgcacacacacacacacacacacacacacacacacacacacacacacacacacacacacacacacacaaacacacaaacacacacacgtaactTAGGGCTACTAATGAACCATACTCatgttttggactgtgtgaggaaactggagtaccaCGACGAAGTGAGAACACACAGATAAACTATACACTTACTATGCAATAACAACGAAATAAAGAATTTCATAACATATATAAACACGAGCACCATAACACTGGTGCACGATGGCGTGTTGTCGAACTAATGTGGACTGTGTTAAAAACTCCGCAAACGGAATGAATGAAGACATCAGTACTGACCTTGAAGCAGCTAACGTTCCTCTCCGTTTACCACATGAAGCGAATGTACGGATACAAGACTTCGGTTTCAGGTTAAACAACACGGTAAGAGTCTTGCAGGAAGAGATTGCTAGTGGCGACCTCCTCCTGGAGTCGGTGCGCTGCTTTAATTCTTCCGTGTTCACTGAACGAAAAAACGTTCCGCCTCAATGAAACCAGTCACGCGAGCGAAAGAAGAGATGcttcaaaaatgctgaaaaagcaACAGAGTGCAGGTCAAGGGACATATACAGTACTTTTCTGAAAAACTTAATCGCTGAGGTTATTATCGATTATTTTGTCATTCGCGTGTTTAAATAGGAATAAAGATAATGCATGCCTAGACATCACCGCATCGGGATTTCTGAAAATGTCCATGCgtttggacagtgaatcattttgtGAAGATCACATTGAACGTATTTATGTACTTTCTTTTACAATTAATGTAATAAAACAACCGCTCAGACAAGTAGGAGACGGATACAAGTCAGCTTCACATTAGGTTTATTAGACAAATaacccagcagggggcagtcaTGCAATGACAGTTTCTTATGCGCGACAAAGTTTGTGTGAACTGATACTTTTAATTCGGTCGCGCAAGTAGAAATATCAAATAAGCAGTCGCTTTTCACTTTCCCATTTGTTGTCATTATTACTACTGAGAATACAggatcaaaaataaaatatcaatttaattatttaatgaaacttaatgataaaaaaaattaactgatGAAATCACaagtatttttgaaaaaaaataacacaaagaagATGTCTTTAAAAAATCATTATCAGTTAGAAATAGGTGCAAAAAGAATCAAGCAGATGaatacaaaatttaaaaaataaaaatcagactTGCAAGCGTATAAAAACCCCTTATTTACGTAGCTCTGTCATTTCCACTGTAAATAAGACCCTCATCAGAGCCTCACAGTGTTGGGAAACAGTCAGACAGCTCCATTgctctgcaaaacaaaaaataagaaaagtatAATGTGCATTGCTGAAACAAATAGCTTTGTGGACTGATACTGTATCTCACATTATAGAAGTTACAGATCTTACATGAAATTAGAGATTGCTATATAACTAAGCATTAATCGGTGTATTTTACAAGGaaagcatgtttttattttgggtGACCTGTGAGATACTCACTAATCAAACAGCCTTTATCTGTGTCTTCAAAtaacagtgctctctctctctctctctctctctctctctctctctctctctctctctctctctctctctctctcactctctcactctctcactctctctctctcacacaaacGCAATGTAACTTTTATGTAAATGTCACTGGTTTACAATGTGGTTTGAGTTTTGTTGTCACTATAACAGTATCATCAAGAATTTGAAGGTGACGCACATCAGGGCAGAAAATGTTCACTGTGACCGGATGCATCACCATAGAGCACATAGAGCACACTTTCTCCTGAGAAATACCAAATATCCAGttgatcacacacaaacacacacacgtgcatgtaTGTGAGGTCATATTAGACACTGACCcctccacagcagccacagcagtCCCCACACAAGGCTCCGAAAAGGCCATTCAGCACCTGCACCACACACAGCGCCATCTGGATCAAACCgaatatcagcagcatggaaaACAGAGTCAGGTGCCAGGGTACCACATCACGCGGCGATATGCACTTTTCCCACATACTGGATTTGGATAGATAGTCCCTGGGGGGAggtggagagaaagaaacaattttttttaatatgtagaCATTAAGTGAGGGTATCAATTAGTTTACATTAAAGATATATGCCTTGTAACTGAGAGAAACATGTACATCAATAAATGTAGAGTAAGCACAGGTGGTGTAAGCACAAGTTGAAGTGCCAACTGTATCCTCAAACATTTCACAATTCTGGATGTCTCACCCATCTGAGAACGGGTACTCCCATGTTGTTGAGTTGGTCTGGCACTTTGGTCCATTGTTAATGGCCACAGCAGAAATTATAACAGAGTAACCTGCCCCAAAAACACCAACAGCCGCAAAAAGTATAGAACTCAGCATCTGAAGACAGATAGAGAAAGTATAGCCAATCATAATCGATACATGTAACATTTTCTCATTAAACTCTCAATACAATGACAACAATGAAGTTACTCTCTGACCACCCAGAGACCAGGCATGGGGCCATGAATATGGCCAACGCTGGGTGGCTTGAATGTGTGTGGAATCTTTTGTTAGTCTTgtgtttgctgatttttttttaccatttgcaCTCACAGACCTACACATTGTTGGAATAttgatctctgtgtgtgtaagtACAAAACCTGCTCTATGTGAGAAAATCATGTGAAACTGCCATCAGGGGAAATTCTCGCAACAACGATTGAATTCTCATTAATGTTTATGTGTGTGCTCACATTTATTACTGTGTAAATCATTGAGGATGTGCACACAGAGACTcgatgtttgttttctgttacGTGCACAGAGTGTTCAGCCAACAGGTGACAAGCAGTAATACGCCAATGAAAAGTAATCATTAGAGAAGAGCTGCAACTGTTTCTTTGTGAAAAAAGGAATTATTTAATCTAAAACCATTAGGTAATTGTCACAATAACAAATATACACGAAACttgcattttaatgtgtttgtatgGCAAAAGATTATTATTGTAATTTTGATCAAGGGTGAGatgttttttgttcaaaaaGTTATCACAGTATCCTGAATAACTCATAATCCTATAGTAGCGTTGTTTGGATGCAGTTGTTTCACTCTATTGAATCCGTACAGGCAGTACAATTAGCACTGAAATGAATCCTGGTTGTGTATGTCCATAGAAATACACAGCCAGGTTGTGGAGGTCAGTAGTGTTTTTCCCAAGCCTTTTGAATAATTTtaggaaacaaaacattttagacctttttgaatttgttttaagACAGCCTTTCTAGTCTCCttgttttttaatctaatcTGGAGATGTACTTGACTTTTGAAAACCAGGCCGTAAACAATAGCTTTTATTATGTTGCAACATTGAAGTGAAAAATGATCTCACCGCAAATCTCCTTCCACAGCTTTCATTGCCACAACAACCACAGCAGTCATTGTTCTTCAGACCGAAGAAGACCAGGGCTGGGAAGATCATCTGCCAGCATGCCAAAAATGTACACGAAAATAAGgggaaataataaaaagaaagaaagacaaaaagttAATACATATCTTCATGATATGCTGTTTATTCGATGAGCATTTGTAAAATGTCAGCAGATAATGAC is drawn from Salarias fasciatus unplaced genomic scaffold, fSalaFa1.1, whole genome shotgun sequence and contains these coding sequences:
- the LOC115384417 gene encoding transmembrane protein 69-like, encoding MFSFTLRRSSFATHKLLHWSCPPQRLWTSTLNVSSHSGAFSSYRLPSSETACGHVNSSSLLGFRTELFRKVQTNSVSHWIRNECFHSSAVRLKKRAKPEPPPRELDLLRYDLKNIWESPKPALYLGFAGLIPFVGPSLFMAVTENYYPELAYAQLAYAASIVSFLGGARWGFALPESSPASPDWINLANSVVPSLLACMTMLISDNITPAIIMVIMGLGISLHYDLALLPTYPSWFKALRSVLTVVATFSLVGTLLLSGSFPEKKLFGA
- the LOC115384421 gene encoding transmembrane 4 L6 family member 4-like, with the protein product MCSGSFAKCLGISLMPLAIACMLCNILLFFPGGETADSAQITVEVLYCGGLLGSGVLMIFPALVFFGLKNNDCCGCCGNESCGRRFAMLSSILFAAVGVFGAGYSVIISAVAINNGPKCQTNSTTWEYPFSDGDYLSKSSMWEKCISPRDVVPWHLTLFSMLLIFGLIQMALCVVQVLNGLFGALCGDCCGCCGGSNGAV